The Setaria viridis chromosome 9, Setaria_viridis_v4.0, whole genome shotgun sequence sequence GCTTTATATGCAAATGGTAAAGAGAACTATATTTTtagttgaatttttttatttgaagttaTCTAGGTGCCCAGACAGTGGACCAACAACAAGAGTCAAAAGCAATAGAACCCCCTATTGTGTGCAGCAACGACGTATATAAGTGGGATGATATGGAGGGATCGCTCGATGGGCAAACAATGAGTTTGTTTGTAAATTCGTGTTCCAACTACGCTACTCAAGCATGGCATATCTTACTCATAGTGTCCCTGTTGCGGGTCAATTAAAACTGTCGTACACTATTCAACTTATTGTCTTCGTGGTGTGCTAATAATTCTCAGTTGTCACTCAGAGTGGGGTTTTCGTTGTTTACCTTTCAAAATTATTCGTGATGTCAAGATCGACCATCGCACCAATCATTAGTGGAAGCAGCTATCAGGTTGATTAGGCGACAAAGGGATTTTGTGTCATTCAGGACGATGGAACTTTTTTCAGAAAAATGGTTGCACTCAATTTTTCTCTGTCCATTTGATGGTTTGACACTACAACATACAAGTACTACACCGGTTGCTAGAACTGTAAAATTTTAAAGAATTAGAATTGAGGCCAACTAAAAGAGCGAATTCCTTATATGCCACTAAATATTAATTACCCTTCACCGCTTCGTACCATTGCAAATTTAGTCTTTCTCTGAGCTGCGCATCCTAAGTTTTTCAATAAATTTCTAATTCTTATGCCTTTCAAAATTACTACTCTGTGCGGAAGCACGGGTTGATAGACCACTATACACAATCAAAATCAAGCACAAACACCAAAAAGAGTCCCGACCGAGTATGGCACGAACCCTTATTTATTTTCGGATCAAGCACGTGCATAATGTTTGTTCCCCCACATACACGCCGAGATGATGATGCAGGTAATGAACAAGCATTTGCATCATGGCCCGGCATACAGGTGAGCCGGAAGCCTGGGCTCTGGGACGGCTTCGAGCGGTACCATGCGCGGCATGGACAGCCCGAACTTCTCCTCCATGCTCAACTCCTCCTTCACCATGCCATCCGGGAGCCTCCATGCAAATCCGTGCACCAGGTTTGCTAGGATCAACTGCACCATCTTCAGCCCAAGTCCGATGCCAGGGCACATCCGACGGCCGGAGCCGAACGGCAGCAGCTCAAAGTCCTGCCCCTTCACGTCCAGACTGCTCCCCACGAACCTCTCCGGCCGGAACTCGCTGGGAGCCTCACCCCACACGGCGGGGTCACGGCCGATGGCCCAGACGTTGACGAACACGAGCGTGCCTGCCGGAACGTCGTAGCCGCCCATGGACGCGTCCTCACGGGACAGCCGCGGAGCCAGCAATGGCGTCACAGGATGCAGGCGCATGGCCTCCTTGACGACGGCCTCCATGTACGGGAGGTTCGGGATGTCCCCCTCCGTGACGAGGCGTTCCCGGCCGATGACGCGGTCGAGCTCCTCGGTGGCCTTGGCGAGGGCGTCAGGGTTCCTCAGGAGCTCCGACATGGCCCATTCGATGGTCACCGACGAGGTGTCTGTGCCGCCAACGATGAGGTCCTACACGAACGTAGCAGAGTATTGGTTTAGAACATGGCGCGCATCGCTGTCCGATGGATTGTGGGACTTTTGCCTGTATAAGAACTCTCTTTATGAAACTGCATATAAGACTTTTCTGCAAAGGAATAGAAAACATTATCCCAGACACTATATCTTAGATGCCCAACTCATTATATGGATGAGAATTTCGTGCATCTAGAACAGTCCCAGTATGGCTGAGAATTTTGTGCATCAAGAACAGTCCGAGTATGGCTGAGAGCCTGAGAATATTGTGCATATAGTTACAGTCCCAGTATGGCTGCTCAAACTACTATGAAAAGAAAAGCACTACGTTATGAAAgcattttaataaaaaaaaatctagtgtTGATGTAGCTTTCACGTGTTCAACGTttatgtatatataatatagTTTAGAGCATTTGGTGTGGAAAGCTTGAAATGACCCTATCTTATATGCACAAAATTCTTAGCCGTCTGCTCATCAAGCTACTATGAAAAGGAAAGGACTATGTTATGAACGCATTTTAATTAAACAAAATCCATGTAGTTTCCACGTGTTCAGCTTTTATACATAGTTTAGAGCATTTGGTGTGAAAATTTGTAATGGCTCACCATACACATCATTTTTAAGTGTCAAGAGAAAAAAGAGATGGCCAATCcaaaaattctttcccaaaactatatattgaggttttttctaaaattttcttttcCCAAAATATTATCATCCCACCACGGATTAAAATAGGCCATGTCATTACGAGTGGGTTCAATCCACTTGGGCTGCCCTCACCTCCCCTCACGATCTCTCCCTCCCCTTCGTGACCTCCGCCACGttgccgccgtccgccggctGTCGAGCAGCATGGTCTAGGGCAGCCGGACCAAGCATATCATCAGCTCTCGTATCTCCTGTTCCCatgaagcaagcaagcagcagcatgTCCTTCTTCCGTGTCTAATCGGGCAATCATCATGCAATTTTCAGCTCACAAATCCAATCAATACACCAAATCCAATACAATATGTTACTATTCCTCAATTTAATCAAGCCAGTTTGCATCCTTATCTCCTCCATCAGCACCAAGACCTCTGCGTAGAACTTAAGCACCGACAGTAGCTGCCACCGTCTATGAGCACTCCTCGACAGCCGCCTCACACCCGCGGCACAGGCACAGGTGCCGCCGTGCCGGCACCACAGCAGCACGCACCCATCCTCTGCGCTGCACGCCCTACGCCCCCGCCTGCCATTGGTGCCCACCTGCTGGAGCCGCTCACCAAGCTCCGCACCACGCACTAGGACGTGCTCCAGGTCCACCTCCGTTGCGGCCTAACACCATGGCTGCACGATCTAGCGCGGCACCTCCTCCAGCCCCTACTGCAGCGGTGCAGCCTCTCATTAGCCATCCATCTCGTCGGAATCTTTGGCGACGGAGGCATGTCAGAAGGCGGCAGCAAAGGAATCGTGTGATGGGGCTCCCAACGTCGCTCCCCGTCCATCGGACCGCCTCTGCCGCTGCCACAAGAAGGCACCCCACTAGATGCGCGGCATGAGGGAGGCCGGCCTAGTGGTGACGACGACATGCCTCGGTGTGGCGGAAAGGAGCTTGCGCGCACGCGGGAAAGGAGAAGAGGGGGTGATTGGGGAGCAGCGTCAACGTGGAAATATGTGGGGAACGTGGAAATATGTGGGGTGATGGAGGAGTTTTTAACCTcgctgtatttttttttttgaagaatagGGACCTATTGGAGCTTGATTTCATGTGTTTTTCTCCCTAAATAAGATCTGGGGGTAATATAAGAgaacttttggagttgctcaaTGACATTTGTTAAAATGTTTATagaaatatttttaattaaaataCCATATAAAATGGACGACAAAATAATTCATACGACTGCAATTTGATTGCTTCTACTACAACATATCTAGAAAACAAATTTAAACTTAGTTAACCTATATAGCAAGTAGTTAGGTGTAATCTTCGATCGCAGAAATAGAGTAACAACGGGCAGAATTAATTACGAATATCAGTATTATTACCACCTACCAGAGTGAATCCCTTAACACCATCCCGCTCGATCGGGACCTCCAGGTTTGGGTCATCAGCGAGCTCCAGCAGCAAGTCCACCATGTCCATGGCGGCAAACTCCTCGccctctcgccgccggcgctcgtTGTGCTCGTCCAGCACTTGCTCCAGGAACCGATCGAACTTCCTTCCCAGCCTCTTAATCCTCTTGATCTGCGGGTCCAGCCAGCCTAGCCACGGGATCATGTCCCCGACGTTGAGCGCGccgctgaggaagaagaactCGTCGATCATCCACTTGAACTCCtccggcgtcgtcgccgccgccgacgaccctGTACCGCCATGGACGACGTACTTCTTTCCCAGCACCATGCGCGAGATCGCGTTGAGGTTCGCCATGAAAAGGTGATCCAAGAGCACCAcagcgcgccccgccgccgctgacgcCGGCGCCTCCGGCCCGTGCCCGTAGAGGTCGCGCAGCATGGCGCGGACCTCCTCGTCGCGGACGTGCTCGTGCGACCTGAGCCGCCTCGCGCTCAGTATCTCGGTCTTCCACAGCCTGCGCGCCTGGCGCCAGTAGGCGCCGTAGGGCGCCCACAGCACGTCGGAGTAGTTGCAGCCGGTGTACCGGCCGGACGCCATCCTCGGGCGGTCGATGAACGCCAGGTCGTGGGTCTTGAGGATGAACCGGGCGGCATCAaccgacgagccaacgacgacgGGGAAGGAGCCGAGCCGGAGGGACATCAACGGGCCATACTGCTTGGAGAGCTCGTGGATGGAGCGGTGCGGGAGCGCGCCGATCAGGTTGAGGTTGCCGATCACCGGCCATGGCCGAGGGCCCGGCGGTAGGTTGTGCTTGAGCTTGGGGTGGTTCCAGCGGCGGAGAATGGTTACAAGAAAGAGCACGGTGGCGAGCACGACGGCAACGAAGGGGACCGCTGGTGGTAGCTCCATCAATTGGAACGTCCGAGGGAGACATTTTTGCCTGTGAAGGGACAAGTGAGTACTAGTATAAAGTTCGATGGCGGGTGGCCTGTCCACGTAAGTCACTCTCGCGACTGATTTTGATTTCAAGTTTGGATTTATTATCTGACGCCCCACAACACAAGCGAAATGAAATGGGCATTATTAGGATAAACGTCGTAACGACTGGACCATACATATGCATGTCTGGTTGCGAAGATTAAATATGGAGAAAATTCTGTGTATATCATTGAAAATTGAAGTGATCCATTCTGCGTCATTCAAATTTAGTCTATTCTTTCGGTACAATTGCAAATCAAACTTCATCCCTTACATGCGTCATCTTTACTCAGAAGAAACAGTAACGCTGTTAAGCAATGGACGCCGTTCATCGATTTCGTCCAATTTTACCGTACCCCATCACGACActcttttttttcatggttttgGCGAGCTTCCGTTCGTGTAATGTCGTTTGCGATGAGGCACCTTGGGTTTAGTGTTTTAGCTGGAACCTATGAGCACTTCCGAGAGGCTGTCGGCAGATCCTTGATGAAGTCACGTACGGCAAATTGCCGTTGAGAACTGAGAAGGTCATGTGCCGTACTTGAGAACTCAGCTCCAAACATCTCTCGAACACTAACaatctttttttatttacttaATAATATAGGGTACATTAAATTTGAGTTATAGAGTGAAACTAGGAGACAAGCACAGAACAACAATAGAGACGGATCGAGCATGGATGTGTGACAAAAGTCTCTCGTCCTTATTGTCGGTACAAAGCACAGGCATCATATGCATTTCGTACGCGCGCACGGAGGCAGATCGATATGCATGCTTCACGGCACGGCATAGAGGTGGTCCGGGAGCTTGGGCTCGGCGACGGCCTCGAGCGGGACCCTGCGGGGCACGGTGAGCGAGAACGTCTCCTCCATGctcagctcctccgccgccgccgcgccgccggggagccTCCAAGCGAAGGCGTGCAGCAGGTTGGCCAGGATCATGTGCACCATCCTGAGGCCGAGGCCGATGCCGGGGCACATCCGGCGGCCGGACCCGAACGGCAGGAGCTCGAAGTCCTGCCCTTTCACGTCCACGCCGCTCCCGACGAACCGCTCCGGCCGGAACTCCATGGGGGCTTCCCACACTGCCGGGTCACGGCCGATGGCCCAGACGTTGATGAGGACGCGCGTGCCCGCCGGGATGTCGTAGCGGCCCATGGACACGTCCTCCCGGGACAGCCGCGGCGACATAAGTGGAGCAACGGGATGCAGGCGCATGGTCTCCTTCACGATGGCCTCCATGTACGGGAGGTTTGGGATGTCTTGCTCTGCCACAAGGCGGTCGCGGCCGATCACACGCTCCAGCTCCTCGCTGGCCTTGGCAAGGACCTCGGGGCTCCTGAGGATCTCAGACATGGCCCACTCGACGGTCACCGACGACGTAtccgtgccgccgccgatgaGGTCCTGCATGCGTAGTTCAGTGAATCCCTTGACACCATCACGCGTGGAGTCAAATGGCAACACTTACTAGAGTGAATCCCTTGACACCATCCCTCCCGATCGGGACCTCGAGATTGGGGTCGTCGGCGAGCTCGAGAAGCACGTCCACCATGTCCGTGGCGACGAACTCCTTgccctctcgccgccgccgctcgttgTGCTCGTCCAGGACGTACTCCAGGAACCGGTCGAACATCTTGGCCGACCTCTTCATCCTCCTGACGTACCCCTGCGGGTCCAGCCAGCTGAGCCACGGGATCATGTCCCCGACGTTGAGCGCGCCGTTGAGTGAGAAGTGCTCGTCGATCATCCGCCTGAACTCCTCCGGTGTCACCGGCGAGCCGGCCCCGTCGACGACGTACTTCCTTCCCAGCACCATGCGCGAGATCACGTTGAGGTTCACCATGTAGAGGTGCTCCctgagcgccaccgccgcgtgctgcccgccggccgccgccgccgccgcggaggcgcgcAGATCGTTGAGCATCGAGCGCACCTCCTCGCCGCGGACGTGCTCGAGCGACGCGAGCCGCCTCGCGTTGAAGAGCTCGGCCTGCCAGAGCCTGCGCCCCTGGCGCCAGTACGCGCCGTGGGGCGACCAGAAGAGGCCGGAGTAGTTGTAGGTGGTGTGCTTGCCGGCCGCCGTCCTGGGACGGTCGATGAACGCCAGGTCGTGGGTCTTGAGGAAGAACCTGGCCGTCTCgaccgacgagccgacgacgacgggggaGGAGCCGAACCGGAGGGACATGAGCGGGCCGTACCGCGCCGAGAGGTCGTGGATGGAGTGGTGCGGGAGCGTGCCGATCAGGTTCAGGTTGCCGATCACCGGCCACGGCCGGGGGCCCGGTGGGAGGTTGTACTTGCGCGtggggcggcgctggcggaTAATGGCCACGAGGAAcagagcggcggcgagcacgacgGCGAGGAATGAGGCCGGCGACGGTGAAAGCTCCATTAGGAGGTAGGTAGGATGGAGGTGTTTTTTTTACCTTCTCAAGTGAAGTGATGGGCGATGAACGAACTAGTGTGAGCACTATATACAGATCAGAGTGGTGTTATCTCGACGTGTGTGTGCGTTGATTATGGCCGGTGCCGATCCTTGTCCGTCCCTCTCTAGTGAGATTGCAGTGGATTACACGGCAGCTGGGAACGGAGATCGCTCAAAATTCGAACCGACGGCAGTGCCTAACGTGGCGCAAGCCGGTTGATCGGCAGGGTGTGGACTGTGGAGGTTGCATGCGAGACAGCGAGAGGGGCAGCGACGGATATGCATTTTGGTGTATTTCTGCAACTGCAGGCGTTTCTTTTCTCGAATGGGCATTTGTAGATACCTTTTGCACCGTGGTATATTGTCAGCAACTAATGCAGCAAAATAAGACACATGTTTCAAAATAGGTCAATAATGCAATCATTAATGCAAATTGTTGGAATGGGCCTCACAAACAATACTAGGCTGCTGCATTCTTAAAATGTGCAATGAGGCCACCACATTTTGTTGAATCAGGTTCACATCATGACTGTTGGAGTATTGAATATATGCATCAGATCACATTcaaacacaagaaaaaaaaatgaaaatgtaAACTATTGGATTAACTGATACGGGTCACAAAGTACGTGGAATAAGgaaacaaatatataaaatgaaaCCTGAAAAGAAAATAGCAAAGCCACGCTCGATCAACTAGGGAAGTAAGACCAGCATAACGGTTGGTAGATGGGGCGATGTCAGTCGAGGTGGTGGAAAGGGTTGAGACTGCTGAACTTGCTCAAATTTGGTGGAACGAGGAGCGGCGGTAGCTCTAGCAGTTGGATCCCCCCGCAGATGTGACAAGGAGAGTAGGGTGGTAAGAGGGCATGCCAGGGCCCACTTTAAGAGCATCTATATATCGGCTGAATAACTCTATCTAAAGGTGACGTAGGAGGAAAGAAGGAAGACTTGAGATAAAAGGAAGA is a genomic window containing:
- the LOC117836936 gene encoding trimethyltridecatetraene synthase — its product is MELPPAVPFVAVVLATVLFLVTILRRWNHPKLKHNLPPGPRPWPVIGNLNLIGALPHRSIHELSKQYGPLMSLRLGSFPVVVGSSVDAARFILKTHDLAFIDRPRMASGRYTGCNYSDVLWAPYGAYWRQARRLWKTEILSARRLRSHEHVRDEEVRAMLRDLYGHGPEAPASAAAGRAVVLLDHLFMANLNAISRMVLGKKYVVHGGTGSSAAATTPEEFKWMIDEFFFLSGALNVGDMIPWLGWLDPQIKRIKRLGRKFDRFLEQVLDEHNERRRREGEEFAAMDMVDLLLELADDPNLEVPIERDGVKGFTLDLIVGGTDTSSVTIEWAMSELLRNPDALAKATEELDRVIGRERLVTEGDIPNLPYMEAVVKEAMRLHPVTPLLAPRLSREDASMGGYDVPAGTLVFVNVWAIGRDPAVWGEAPSEFRPERFVGSSLDVKGQDFELLPFGSGRRMCPGIGLGLKMVQLILANLVHGFAWRLPDGMVKEELSMEEKFGLSMPRMVPLEAVPEPRLPAHLYAGP
- the LOC117836937 gene encoding trimethyltridecatetraene synthase; this translates as MELSPSPASFLAVVLAAALFLVAIIRQRRPTRKYNLPPGPRPWPVIGNLNLIGTLPHHSIHDLSARYGPLMSLRFGSSPVVVGSSVETARFFLKTHDLAFIDRPRTAAGKHTTYNYSGLFWSPHGAYWRQGRRLWQAELFNARRLASLEHVRGEEVRSMLNDLRASAAAAAAGGQHAAVALREHLYMVNLNVISRMVLGRKYVVDGAGSPVTPEEFRRMIDEHFSLNGALNVGDMIPWLSWLDPQGYVRRMKRSAKMFDRFLEYVLDEHNERRRREGKEFVATDMVDVLLELADDPNLEVPIGRDGVKGFTLDLIGGGTDTSSVTVEWAMSEILRSPEVLAKASEELERVIGRDRLVAEQDIPNLPYMEAIVKETMRLHPVAPLMSPRLSREDVSMGRYDIPAGTRVLINVWAIGRDPAVWEAPMEFRPERFVGSGVDVKGQDFELLPFGSGRRMCPGIGLGLRMVHMILANLLHAFAWRLPGGAAAAEELSMEETFSLTVPRRVPLEAVAEPKLPDHLYAVP